The following nucleotide sequence is from Trifolium pratense cultivar HEN17-A07 linkage group LG2, ARS_RC_1.1, whole genome shotgun sequence.
tttccacataattaaaccccactgaatttggagttacaaagagagattaattaccgttttagtgaaggtatgtcccccaaaattctgcaaaaaatctgctttcgagtcacaacttcaaagcttcgcatacaactcaatttggatccataattcaccaaacgactaccgaaatgaccgtaatcgagttagctttccacagaatcaaaccccactaaatttggagttacagagagagattaattactgttttagtgaaggtctgtccaattactaattctgcagaaatctacttgtgatcttcaaattcaacatcgtctaccgaacacatcgtaactccaaattcaactAAATTGAAATGcaaacaagggtaatttcgttagatttccatacatgtaaatagtattaaaaaatgagctacagggtgagaggaatgacgaaaataccagtagtagtttcatacgataattaatttgaacagaccttcactaaaacggtaattaatctctctctgtaactctaaatttagtggagtttgattctgtggaaaactaactcgattgcggtcgtttcggtaccagtttggtgaattattgatccaaattgaattatgtgcgaagctttgaacttgaggctaaGAAGCatattttgtgcaaaattttggtgggggggcaaaatccaacaaattataaaataggggggggtaaaatttcgcattttaaaataggggggtaaaattccgcatttttcaaaatagggggggtaaaactgcatttaagccttcaaaattatacaaattttGAAGGATTATTTCTTAGAGTGGATTTTATGAgactttttaattaaaaatacacataCAACGCTTTTTTAACAATTCCACTCgaacccttaaaaaaaataacctcACTCAAATTCTCAAGACATCATGCATATGCCACTTTTCAACAATCTCTAATGTcacatttcttttttattcattGGTTATACTTTTTTCCGTTGCTTCATAATTCCTGAGTtatattgatttcttttttcttttttttttatttataagaatTGTTTCTTCACCGGTGATGAATACAAGTAGTGTAGGTTAATACTCTAATGCTCAAATCAATATGTGATCAAAGCAGAATGAATACATAAAAGGTGTCCTACATAAAATGATTGAATTACACTTGGGCGCGAAAGACTTGGCAAAGAATCCTTTATTTTTGTTCacttttgtattatttttttccttaaaatttattgaatattttgaaatcttaaaaatcaATAAAGTATTTTGAAATATAGAAATTTGTATTAGAAATCTGTTAAAATATTGTGTTAAGAAAATGTAGTAAAAAAGTCTGTTAATTTGAAATATAGAAATTTGTATTAGAAATCCGTTAAAATATTGTGTTAAGAAAATGTAGTAAAAAAGTCTGTTAATTTGAAATCTAAAAATTTGTATTAGAAATCCGTTAAAATCTCGTGTTAAGAAtcctgattgtaaaaaagtcttttaaaagaaccttttaaaatgccacaaaatcagtaaaatctcataaaatcttttaaaattttcctaaacattttttgtcaaaataatatttcaaaatctCAACCCAATACACTCCCGCAAGTCTATTTTTAAATTCagttataaaaattatataatttatttaacacACACGAACGCACGCACGCATATGCAAGTGCATGCACATACGAGTGCatacacatacacacacactctaaataaataaaggaaacATTGGCACCCATAAAATTTTGGTGCCCTATtgtgtgtcaaaaaaatgtacaagttaacatttttatttttaattaatgaatgtgaatcatttaataaatttaacacCGTATCTTTACCCTTCaccatttttcttttaatattaaCTATTACTAACATATTACTGTGTATGGAACTTTATTTCTTTAGCAATATTTTTGTCTTCGGTGTAAGTAAATTTAAGAATAATAATATACGTTAAAttatattacaatatattttgAACTTATCAatttaatatatgaaaattataattaattttttttgctataaatatatattggaGACCACTTTACAATATATAAAAGAAGAACCGCGTAAAGCTTTCATTCGCCACCGTATTTGGTAGCATTGTTTTCTTGTGTGCTTTGGTTGTATTATGTCTTCCTACAGATGGACGGCGTTATAATTATTTCTATCAACGCTTTTGGATGTGTCGTAGAGATCACCTATGTCATTCTATACATCGTATATGCGCCTAGAGATGCTTAGGCAAAAATGATTTATATTCTAAATTTGTTACAAATTATTAAGATGTTTTTTACCATATTGTTACTAAggtatttaatttgtttttaattacaGCGATTAACCCTCAAATTGCTTATGGCAATCAATGTGGGTTTATTTTTATCGATCTTCTTAGTTATACAACTTGCTATAGCTAAGAAGCATCATGTCGTGGTACTTGGATGGATTTGTACTTCTTTATCCATCGTTGTTTTTGAGGCACCGCTGAGCGTTATGGTAAGTTAATTATGTATAATTTAAATTACTTTACTacaactactactactactacttttttttaactGCTGATTTGTTGCATTCTTTATCAATAACATATGTGTAGGTACAAGTCATTCGAACAAGAAGTGTAGAGTTATCCTATACAGCTACTACTCACGGGCCGGTAGGCTAACCGACGTTAAGAGAGTTGTTATTCAGGAGGATTTGGGAGGTAGGTGGCCACCTCATAGAGAGGTAGCATAGGGAGGTGGtacaataattatataatttatttaacacACACGGACGCACGCACGTACGCACGCATGCACACGCGAGTGCACACACATACtactttattattactattattattattattattatttttaattgttaatttgttgCATGCTTCATTAATAACATGTGTGTATGTACAAGTCATTCAAACAAGGAGTGTACGATACATGTCATTTGCACTTACCGTTTGTCTTATAGTGAgcgggggtaaaactgcatttaagtctTCAATTTTAGAAGATTTCACAAGAcaattttagaagaaaaaaatcttgaagattttaaaagactttgtgagattgtattgattttatgatatttttttgaatgactttttcaatcaagattcttaacacaagaattTGTTAGACTTTATGACACAgacttttgagattttgaagtactttatagacttttaagatttaaatgagtcaataaattcgatataaattccttctaaaataataatgaatcaataaatgaaaattaatcattccttaaaaaaatcaacaatcattaatataataaaaaaatcaatgaataaaattctacaaaaaaaaaataatgaataaacaaaaaaaaacaatttatcacTACACAGCTTCAAGTCTTGTCCAATGCATATATCACCGCCCATAAGTATAGCTCATTGTAAACTAGCTAGCTTGAACCAAATTGATAGAAATGGTCCAAAAAAATGACGAACAAGgtttgttgctgttgttgaaacatgttgttgctgtatatattttcaatgtctATATCCTATAATGAATCGTGACACTATCTATGGTAGCATGACAACATGAGATAACCAGGAAGAGGAAACATGATAGAGAGGTAGGGAGAAAATATAAGCgattataaaaaacatgagataaTCAGGAAACATAGAAAAATGAGGAAaggtgaaagaaataaaaaaaatgagaatccatcaaaatctcatgatatgaggaaagactttttgtagctcaaaattcactaaaaagtccatcaaaatccattaaaatcctattttttaaacaatccatcgaaattagaatacttttgaataccacaagactttttgtaagttgtaaaaagtcttgattgaataccactaaacttttttaaagtcttttaaaatcctaattgaatactactagacttttttaaagtcttttaaaactctaattgaataccacaggattttatcatcataaaaaaatcttttaaaatccattaaaatcctaattgaatacaccGCCCTAAAAACGTgtctaataaatttaattacgTTTAATTACATAGATGAAATTTTTGTACATTTATATACAAATTTGGAACCCCTAATTTTCCTAAGTTGTGGTGACCCTCCTTGCTAACGGCCCCTTAATCAATCCACATCATtatgtcttttttctttttgatattGATAATACATCATTAAGTCTCGTAGAGTCTTAGTCATTATTAATGGCGGTGAAAATTTCGTACCAAtataatagtaacaaaaaaaatcacaataccAATTTGTCTATTTAATCTTTGAACAATTGAAATAGAGTATAATTGTTACaacatatattttaaatgacCAAAGGAAATATTACTTTTGTGAGAGAACTACCAATTTACCAAGTGCAAGTCCACCTAAGTTTTACccttcatgattttttttggtacattttacCCTTCATAATTTtgatttactttattttttaccaaatgaAAATGTTAAACTAGAAACTAAGGGGGtgcatttaaaataaattggatAAAGTCTGTCCGGGTCATATTATTGGGCTTGGGCTTAAACCCATTTTACATACAACGAGAAAAGCCCATCCACGAAACCCTAATTCCCAAAACCATTCTTAATACAAACCATTCCGTCAAGTTTTCATTTTCACGGCGCACAAAATCAACACATCTTCGAGATCCCAATCCACGCGCCGCCATCATGGTAATTTTCTCCACCGTTATCTCTTCCTTCCTCCCAAATCGTTAACACTGATAACTAACCTTATTGTATTTGTTGTTAATAATTTGCAGGTGAACGTTCCAAAGACAAAGAAAACCTACTGCAAGAGCAAGGAATGCAAGAAGCATACACTTCACAAGGTTACCCAATACAAGAAGGGTAAAGATAGCATCGCCGCTCAAGGTAAGCGTCGTTACGATCGCAAACAGTCCGGTTATGGTGGTCAGACTAAGCCCGTCTTCCACAAGAAGGTAACACTTCACCCCTTTGCtgtttaattttgtaaattttaattttttagttgaATTGTAAATTGGGTATTTTTTTAgttgaattcaaaatttgattttgttttagttgaatgtaaaaattgatttttttttttagttgaatgaaaatttgattttttttagttgagTGTAAATTTGAGTTATTGTTTGGTAATTTTGGgttgtgtttgatttgaattgAA
It contains:
- the LOC123908225 gene encoding 60S ribosomal protein L44, translated to MVNVPKTKKTYCKSKECKKHTLHKVTQYKKGKDSIAAQGKRRYDRKQSGYGGQTKPVFHKKAKTTKKIVLRLQCQGCKHVSQHAIKRCKHFEIGGDKKGKGTSLF